The following proteins are co-located in the Rhodohalobacter sp. SW132 genome:
- a CDS encoding HEAT repeat domain-containing protein translates to MNPMLKELLVVKQLKYRVLFSLSFVILLFTSLPGCTEEPHELVVLSVTDEEAAEYAEQVWEESAVSVADGFEATLWASEKLLSDPVGLHVDDDGRVYVTITERRRNAEIDIRGHSGWMIESIELETVEDRREFIRRKLDPEKSEENQWLEDHNEDGSHDWRDLKVSKESVLRIEDTTGNGFANRSEEFIRDFHDEITDVAGAVLSFDGDLFVGVSPDLWRIRDTNDDGYGNDKVSVVHGFGTNIGFGGHGMSGLTTGPDGRLYWAIGDVGMSVVDERGKRWHYPRQGVIVRSEPDGSNFEVFAAGLRNTHEFVFDKYGNLITIDNDGDHAGEFERLVYLVSGSDSGWRLNWQFGKYNDPKNNDYKVLMDEEYFKPRFEDQAAHLLPPLDRYISGPSGMTYNPGTALNEEWKDHFFVGKFVGSPANSGIHAFTLKESGASFELEKDQQIMEGLLPTSLDFGPDGAIYFTDWIEGWTLKQKGRIWKFDTPNESESPARMETKSLLGKDFAEFSSEELSPLLAHEDMRVRQKAQFELAARSETETLQNAIEQRDHQLARIHGIWGLAQISRQSPDVAEPLISYLDDADSEIRAQAAKLLGDVKYEQAGEFLIPLLQDENLRVRFFAAEALGRISWRPALDPIIEMLEDNNDEDIYLRHGGAIALERIGDENALTELAGHSSRAVRIAALVALTRLESPGVVQFLEDEDEFIVTNAARAINDDTMIEEGLEELSKLLEQDRFLNEPLMRRAINATLYRGSPEGAHRLAAFAVRDDIPEGLKIEALQTLAVWPEPSVLDRVTGDPRGEIQNDPEIARNAAGLIMAQILSDESSAVKIAGLQTAGDLNLTQAIPDILQLIEEDSSADVRIASLRTLVDMEYEGIDEVLFVAMEDEDTSVRRNALRLVPDLNLPAENMVLISEMVLSNGTIEEKQSALRILGDIDDPSSYEILNQQMDLLMQNELDNEIELDLVLAAEAVKSDSIQERLRIYQSEKDRDDSVAVYRESLYGGDASQGREVFYQNAAAQCIRCHVVDGQGSDVGPDLTDAGSRLSRSTLLRSMVDPDARISPGYGTVTLTLNNGETIRGMLSAESDTHVTVTSREEEWIIEKENIAERVNSRSGMPAMGDLLTRSELRDIVEYLTTLQDRDD, encoded by the coding sequence ATGAATCCCATGCTTAAGGAGTTGTTGGTTGTGAAGCAATTGAAGTATAGAGTACTTTTCTCATTATCATTCGTCATTTTATTATTCACCTCTTTACCCGGCTGCACGGAAGAACCTCATGAACTTGTTGTGCTTTCTGTGACGGATGAGGAGGCGGCTGAGTATGCGGAACAGGTTTGGGAAGAGTCAGCAGTATCCGTTGCTGATGGTTTTGAAGCAACACTATGGGCATCGGAGAAACTGTTAAGCGACCCGGTTGGGCTTCATGTTGATGACGACGGCAGAGTTTACGTAACCATAACCGAACGCCGAAGAAATGCTGAAATTGATATTCGGGGCCACAGTGGCTGGATGATCGAGTCGATTGAGCTTGAAACTGTGGAAGACCGCAGAGAGTTTATCCGCCGCAAACTGGATCCCGAAAAGAGCGAAGAAAACCAATGGCTGGAAGATCATAATGAAGACGGTAGCCACGACTGGCGGGATCTTAAGGTGAGCAAGGAGTCTGTTTTAAGAATTGAAGACACAACAGGGAATGGATTTGCAAACAGATCGGAAGAGTTTATCCGGGATTTCCATGACGAAATTACGGATGTTGCAGGTGCCGTGCTTTCTTTTGATGGAGATCTGTTTGTTGGAGTGTCGCCGGACCTGTGGCGTATCCGCGACACAAATGATGATGGTTACGGTAATGATAAGGTATCTGTTGTTCATGGATTTGGTACAAATATCGGGTTTGGCGGACATGGAATGTCAGGGCTGACTACGGGACCTGACGGGCGACTCTACTGGGCAATTGGTGACGTGGGGATGAGTGTGGTAGACGAGAGGGGGAAACGGTGGCATTATCCGCGTCAGGGAGTGATTGTTCGTTCAGAACCGGATGGCAGTAATTTTGAAGTATTTGCCGCAGGATTACGCAATACACACGAGTTTGTTTTTGACAAGTACGGAAACCTTATAACAATTGATAATGATGGAGACCATGCCGGAGAGTTTGAACGGCTGGTCTACCTGGTCAGCGGATCGGACAGCGGCTGGCGGCTGAACTGGCAGTTTGGCAAGTATAATGATCCCAAAAATAATGATTATAAAGTACTCATGGATGAGGAGTACTTTAAACCACGTTTTGAAGATCAGGCGGCTCATCTTCTTCCGCCTCTGGACAGATACATCAGCGGTCCCTCCGGGATGACTTATAATCCCGGCACAGCACTGAATGAAGAGTGGAAAGATCATTTTTTTGTCGGAAAGTTTGTTGGATCCCCAGCGAATTCCGGAATTCATGCATTTACGCTGAAAGAAAGCGGGGCCTCTTTTGAGTTGGAAAAAGATCAACAAATCATGGAAGGTCTGTTGCCAACAAGCCTCGATTTTGGTCCTGACGGCGCCATCTATTTTACAGACTGGATTGAGGGGTGGACACTTAAACAAAAAGGCAGGATCTGGAAGTTTGATACACCAAATGAATCTGAATCCCCTGCCCGGATGGAAACAAAATCTCTCCTTGGTAAAGATTTCGCTGAATTCTCATCAGAAGAACTCTCCCCGCTGCTGGCACATGAAGACATGCGGGTCCGGCAAAAGGCACAGTTTGAACTCGCGGCAAGATCGGAAACTGAAACGCTTCAGAATGCCATAGAACAAAGAGATCATCAATTAGCCCGGATCCATGGAATCTGGGGGCTTGCACAAATTTCCCGTCAGTCACCCGATGTAGCAGAACCGTTAATATCATACCTGGATGATGCCGATTCTGAAATCAGAGCTCAGGCCGCTAAACTCTTGGGAGATGTGAAATACGAACAGGCAGGTGAATTCCTGATTCCTCTGCTGCAGGATGAAAATTTACGGGTCCGGTTTTTTGCTGCAGAAGCGTTAGGTAGAATTTCCTGGCGGCCGGCATTGGATCCAATCATCGAGATGCTGGAAGACAACAATGATGAAGATATATATCTGCGTCATGGGGGCGCCATCGCACTGGAGCGGATTGGCGACGAAAATGCACTGACAGAACTTGCAGGCCATTCATCACGGGCTGTCCGGATTGCGGCTCTTGTAGCTTTGACCCGGCTTGAAAGTCCCGGTGTGGTTCAATTCCTGGAAGATGAGGATGAATTTATTGTAACAAATGCAGCGCGGGCTATAAATGATGATACGATGATAGAGGAGGGGCTTGAAGAACTCTCAAAACTGCTTGAACAAGATCGATTTCTGAATGAGCCGCTGATGCGGCGGGCGATTAATGCAACACTCTACCGTGGTTCACCGGAGGGCGCACACAGGCTGGCTGCTTTTGCTGTGAGGGATGATATTCCGGAAGGATTGAAAATTGAAGCGCTGCAGACGCTTGCGGTCTGGCCGGAGCCATCAGTTCTGGACCGTGTGACCGGAGATCCGAGGGGCGAGATCCAGAATGATCCGGAAATAGCGCGCAATGCTGCAGGGCTAATCATGGCACAAATTTTGTCAGACGAAAGCAGCGCTGTGAAAATTGCCGGCCTGCAAACCGCGGGTGATCTTAATTTAACTCAGGCTATACCTGATATTTTACAACTTATAGAAGAGGATTCGTCCGCGGATGTCCGGATTGCTTCGCTGCGTACTCTTGTGGATATGGAGTACGAGGGAATAGATGAAGTTCTGTTTGTTGCTATGGAAGATGAAGATACAAGTGTACGCAGGAATGCTCTAAGGCTGGTACCGGATCTGAATTTACCAGCAGAGAATATGGTGCTAATCAGTGAAATGGTACTGTCGAATGGGACTATTGAAGAAAAACAGTCGGCTTTACGAATACTGGGCGATATCGATGATCCTTCATCCTATGAAATATTAAATCAGCAGATGGATCTCCTTATGCAGAATGAGCTGGATAATGAAATTGAACTCGATTTGGTGCTTGCTGCTGAAGCCGTGAAATCAGATTCGATACAGGAACGCCTTCGTATCTATCAATCTGAAAAAGACCGGGACGATTCTGTCGCTGTTTACAGAGAATCGCTTTACGGGGGTGACGCGAGTCAGGGAAGGGAGGTTTTTTACCAAAATGCAGCAGCTCAATGCATTCGCTGTCACGTCGTTGATGGTCAGGGGAGTGATGTGGGTCCGGATCTGACAGATGCCGGAAGCCGATTATCCCGAAGCACCTTGTTGC
- a CDS encoding ThuA domain-containing protein translates to MTSIKHSVFTSSILILFFGFSLIACSPEGEGTIQVLLVTGGGWHDYETQEELLIQAMDERIGDRIEWTVVHEGDGEPDHHVSLMTQENWAADYDLVIHNTGFGRVDDPGYVSHFVQHHLGTPAVLIHASVHSYRYAEPADPWFEFMGLQSMWHEGQREFEVENIAPDHPIMRDFPETWTTPADEVYVIEEVWGDITPLARTFGAETEEYQTVTWTHEFEGTRIFATTLGHNNEMFEQQEFLDKVANGILWAVNEL, encoded by the coding sequence ATGACATCAATCAAACACTCGGTATTCACCAGCTCGATTCTCATTCTTTTTTTTGGTTTTAGTTTGATTGCCTGCTCACCTGAAGGGGAGGGTACTATCCAGGTGCTTCTCGTAACTGGCGGAGGGTGGCATGATTATGAGACCCAGGAAGAACTTCTGATCCAGGCAATGGATGAACGGATTGGAGATAGAATTGAGTGGACGGTCGTTCATGAGGGCGATGGTGAACCCGATCATCATGTGTCTCTTATGACGCAAGAGAATTGGGCAGCGGATTACGACCTGGTTATTCACAATACAGGTTTTGGTCGAGTGGACGATCCTGGATACGTTTCACACTTTGTGCAACATCATCTCGGAACCCCTGCGGTATTAATTCATGCCTCTGTACACAGCTACCGATATGCAGAACCGGCCGACCCATGGTTCGAATTTATGGGTTTGCAATCGATGTGGCATGAAGGCCAGCGGGAATTTGAAGTAGAAAATATTGCGCCTGATCACCCTATCATGCGTGATTTTCCTGAAACATGGACAACACCAGCTGATGAAGTATACGTAATTGAAGAGGTGTGGGGGGATATCACCCCACTGGCCAGAACGTTTGGTGCGGAAACGGAAGAGTATCAAACCGTTACCTGGACCCATGAGTTTGAGGGTACCCGTATTTTTGCAACAACATTAGGCCATAATAATGAAATGTTTGAACAGCAAGAGTTTCTTGATAAAGTTGCCAATGGTATACTTTGGGCTGTAAACGAATTATAA